The Lycium barbarum isolate Lr01 chromosome 12, ASM1917538v2, whole genome shotgun sequence genome includes a region encoding these proteins:
- the LOC132623103 gene encoding UDP-glycosyltransferase 90A1-like — protein MFYESKAHHSEIKHQEMASPHSTIHVVLFPFMSKGHIIPIFDLARLLLDRKISITIFTTHANRPFFCDSLSDTNINIIEIPFPQNIQGIPPGVEGTDKLPSMSLFSTFASATKSMKSHFEKALESLPPVTFMITDAFLGWTLDSANKFGIPRLVYFGISTFAMSLSRSSSVLLRTELSDDDLFEVPDFPWIKLTRNDFDSPLRDREPKGPLFELRVETSIATSKSYALLVNSFYELESLYINYFNSKFSPKALCVGPFCAAVEPQKSQLERLEKPSYIKWLDDMLEQGKSVLYVAFGTQAEISPEQYREITNGLEKSEVNFLWVVRKSIDDVNEGFENRVKTRGLVVTEWVDQREILNHGSVQAFLSHCGWNSVIESICAKVPILAWPMMAEQHLNARMVVEEIKIGLRVETCDGSVRGVVKCEGLEKPIRELILGEKGKEARKKVEEIGEAAINAVKEGGSSWKMLNELIHELTATRQV, from the coding sequence ATGTTTTATGAGAGTAAAGCTCACCATTCAGAAATCAAACATCAAGAAATGGCTTCTCCTCATTCTACTATTCATGTTGTTCTGTTCCCTTTCATGTCCAAAGGCCATATTATTCCTATCTTCGACCTTGCTCGCCTTCTACTCGATCGCAAAATTTCCATCACCATCTTTACCACTCATGCAAATCGCCCTTTTTTCTGCGATTCCCTTTCGGACACCAACATCAATATCATCGAAATCCCTTTTCCTCAAAACATACAAGGTATTCCTCCAGGAGTTGAAGGTACTGATAAACTTCCATCCATGTCCCTTTTTTCTACCTTTGCCAGCGCCACCAAGTCCATGAAATCCCATTTCGAAAAGGCCTTAGAATCTCTTCCGCCAGTTACTTTTATGATCACTGATGCCTTTCTTGGCTGGACTTTAGACTCTGCAAATAAATTTGGTATCCCAAGACTCGTTTATTTTGGAATAAGCACTTTTGCCATGTCCTTGTCGCGTTCCTCTAGTGTTCTTCTTCGGACAGAATTGTCTGATGATGATCTGTTTGAAGTTCCTGATTTCCCGTGGATTAAACTCACTAGGAATGACTTTGATTCACCCTTAAGAGACCGTGAACCCAAGGGCCCCCTTTTCGAGCTTCGTGTTGAGACAAGCATTGCCACCTCTAAAAGCTATGCTCTACTTGTTAACAGCTTTTACGAGCTTGAATCTCTTTATATTAACTATTTTAACAGTAAATTTAGTCCAAAAGCATTGTGTGTCGGACCATTTTGTGCAGCAGTCGAGCCACAAAAATCACAGTTGGAGAGGTTAGAGAAACCTTCCTACATCAAATGGCTTGACGATATGCTAGAACAGGGGAAATCAGTTTTGTACGTGGCATTTGGGACCCAAGCGGAAATATCTCCTGAACAATATAGGGAAATTACAAATGGGTTAGAGAAATCGGAAGTGAACTTTTTGTGGGTAGTCAGGAAAAGTATAGATGATGTCAATGAGGGGTTCGAAAACAGAGTGAAAACCAGGGGACTAGTGGTGACAGAGTGGGTTGATCAAAGAGAGATCTTGAACCACGGGAGCGTTCAAGCTTTTCTAAGCCACTGTGGATGGAATTCAGTGATAGAGAGCATATGTGCAAAGGTGCCAATACTGGCATGGCCAATGATGGCAGAGCAACACCTAAATGCAAGAATGGTGGTGGAGGAAATCAAGATTGGGCTAAGAGTTGAGACGTGTGATGGATCAGTGAGAGGGGTCGTCAAGTGTGAAGGTTTGGAAAAGCCGATAAGGGAGTTGATTTTAGGAGAGAAAGGTAAAGAGGCAAGGAAAAAAGTGGAGGAGATTGGGGAAGCAGCCATTAATGCAGTCAAAGAAGGTGGATCATCATGGAAAATGTTAAATGAGCTTATTCATGAATTAACTGCAACAAGACAGGTCtaa
- the LOC132622473 gene encoding UDP-glycosyltransferase 90A1-like, protein MASPPTTCIHVVLFPFMSKGHTIPIFDLARLLLNRNISITIFTTPVNRPFFSKSLSDTNINIIEIPFPENIEGIPPGVESTDKLPSMSLFPLFANATTLMQPHFELALESLLPVSFMITDGFLGWTLDSANKFGIPRLVSNGMSSFSSALSRSFMPILQTQLSDDELFEVPDFPWIKLTRNDFDLHFRDPEPKGPFFDFTMRLVISTSKSYGLLVNSFYELESVYVDHCNRISTPKLWCVGPFCAVYEPPKEQQERLEKPSYIKWLDDMLEQGKSVLYVAFGTQAEISPEQYKEITMGLEKSEVNFLWVVRKSIDDVNEGFENRVKTRGLVVTEWVDQREILNHGSVQVFLSHCGWNSVIESICAKVPIVAWPMMAEQHLNARMVVEEIKIGLRVETCDGSVRGFVKCEGLEKPIRELMEGEKGKEARKKVEEIGEAAINAVKEGGSSWKMLNELIHELTATRQV, encoded by the coding sequence ATGGCTTCTCCTCCTACTACTTGTATCCATGTTGTTTTGTTTCCTTTCATGTCCAAAGGCCACACAATTCCTATCTTTGACCTTGCCCGCCTTCTTCTCAATCGCAACATTTCTATCACCATCTTCACTACACCTGTAAATCGTCCTTTCTTCTCCAAATCCCTTTCGGACACCAACATTAATATCATCGAAATCCCATTTCCTGAAAACATCGAAGGAATTCCACCAGGTGTCGAAAGTACTGATAAACTCCCATCAATGTCCCTTTTTCCACTCTTTGCCAACGCCACCACGTTAATGCAACCCCATTTCGAACTAGCCTTAGAGTCTCTTCTACCAGTTAGTTTTATGATCACTGATGGCTTTCTTGGCTGGACTTTAGACTCTGCAAACAAATTTGGGATACCCAGACTCGTATCTAACGGCATGAGCTCATTTTCATCAGCTTTGTCGCGTTCATTTATGCCAATTCTTCAGACACAATTGTCGGATGATGAGCTGTTTGAAGTTCCTGATTTCCCGTGGATTAAACTGACTAGGAATGACTTTGATTTACACTTCAGAGACCCTGAGCCAAAGGGTCCCTTTTTCGATTTTACCATGAGGTTAGTCATATCGACTTCTAAAAGCTATGGTCTACTTGTTAACAGCTTTTACGAGCTCGAATCTGTTTATGTAGACCACTGTAACCGCATCTCTACTCCTAAATTATGGTGCGTTGGACCATTTTGTGCGGTTTACGAGCCGCCAAAAGAACAACAGGAAAGGTTAGAGAAACCTTCCTACATCAAATGGCTTGACGATATGCTAGAACAGGGGAAATCAGTTTTGTACGTGGCATTCGGGACCCAAGCAGAGATATCTCCTGAACAATACAAGGAAATTACAATGGGGTTGGAGAAATCTGAAGTTAACTTTTTGTGGGTAGTCAGGAAAAGTATAGATGATGTCAATGAGGGGTTCGAAAACAGAGTGAAAACCAGGGGACTAGTGGTGACAGAGTGGGTTGATCAAAGAGAAATCTTGAACCACGGGAGCGTTCAAGTTTTTCTAAGCCACTGTGGTTGGAATTCAGTGATAGAGAGCATATGTGCAAAGGTGCCAATAGTGGCATGGCCAATGATGGCAGAGCAACACCTAAATGCAAGAATGGTGGTGGAGGAAATCAAGATTGGGCTAAGAGTTGAGACGTGTGATGGATCAGTGAGAGGGTTCGTCAAGTGTGAAGGTTTGGAAAAACCGATAAGGGAGTTGATGGAAGGAGAGAAAGGTAAAGAGGCAAGGAAGAAAGTGGAGGAGATTGGAGAAGCGGCCATTAATGCAGTCAAAGAAGGTGGATCATCATGGAAAATGTTAAATGAGCTTATTCATGAATTAACTGCAACAAGACAGGTTTAA
- the LOC132621897 gene encoding UDP-glycosyltransferase 90A1-like — MASPPTTCIHVVLFPFMSKGHTIPIFDLARLLLNRNISITIFTTPVNHPFFSKSLSDTNINIIEIPFPENIEGIPPGVESTDKLPSMSLFPLFANATKLMQPHFEQALESLLPVTFMITDGFLGWTLDSANKFGIPRLVYYGMNSFSSALSLSAMPIVQTQLSDDELFEVPDFPWIKLTRNDFDLHFRDPEPKGPFFDFTMGAAISTSKSYGLLVNSFYELESVYVEHCNRISTPKLWCVGPFCAVHEPPKEQQKRLDKPSYIKWLDGMLEQGKSVLYVAFGTQAEISFEQYREITNGLEKSEVNFLWVVRKSIDDVNEGFENRVKTRGLVVTEWVDQREILNHGSVQAFLSHCGWNSVIESICAKVPIVAWPMMAEQHLNARMVVEEIKIGLRVETCDGSVRGFVKCEGLEKPIRELMEGEKGKEARKKVEEIGEAAINAVKEGGSSWKMLNELIHELAATRQV; from the coding sequence ATGGCTTCTCCTCCTACTACTTGTATCCATGTTGTTTTGTTTCCTTTCATGTCCAAAGGCCACACAATTCCTATCTTTGACCTTGCACGCCTTCTTCTCAATCGCAACATTTCCATCACCATCTTCACTACACCTGTAAATCATCCTTTTTTCTCCAAATCCCTTTCGGACACCAACATCAATATCATCGAAATCCCATTTCCTGAAAACATCGAAGGAATTCCACCAGGTGTTGAAAGTACTGATAAACTTCCATCCATGTCCCTTTTTCCACTCTTTGCCAACGCCACCAAGTTAATGCAACCCCATTTTGAACAAGCCTTAGAATCTCTTCTGCCAGTTACTTTTATGATCACTGATGGCTTTCTTGGCTGGACTTTAGACTCAGCAAACAAATTTGGTATCCCAAGACTCGTTTATTACGGCATGAACTCATTTTCATCAGCTTTGTCGCTTTCAGCTATGCCAATTGTTCAGACACAATTGTCGGATGATGAGCTGTTTGAAGTTCCTGATTTCCCGTGGATTAAACTGACTAGGAATGACTTTGATTTACACTTTAGAGACCCTGAGCCAAAGGGTCCCTTTTTCGATTTTACCATGGGGGCAGCCATATCGACTTCTAAAAGCTATGGTCTACTTGTTAACAGCTTTTACGAGCTCGAATCTGTTTATGTAGAACACTGTAACCGCATCTCTACTCCTAAATTATGGTGCGTTGGACCTTTTTGTGCAGTTCACGAGCCGCCAAAAGAACAACAGAAAAGGTTAGACAAACCTTCATACATCAAATGGCTTGACGGGATGCTAGAACAGGGAAAATCAGTTTTATACGTGGCATTTGGGACCCAAGCGGAAATATCTTTTGAACAATATAGGGAAATTACAAATGGGTTAGAGAAATCGGAAGTGAACTTTTTGTGGGTAGTCAGAAAAAGTATAGATGATGTCAATGAGGGGTTCGAAAACAGAGTGAAAACCAGGGGACTAGTGGTGACAGAGTGGGTTGATCAAAGAGAAATCTTGAACCACGGGAGCGTTCAAGCTTTTCTAAGCCACTGTGGTTGGAATTCAGTGATAGAGAGCATATGTGCAAAGGTGCCAATAGTGGCATGGCCAATGATGGCAGAGCAACACCTAAATGCAAGAATGGTGGTGGAGGAAATCAAGATTGGGCTAAGAGTTGAGACGTGTGATGGATCAGTGAGAGGGTTCGTCAAGTGTGAAGGTTTGGAAAAGCCGATAAGGGAGTTGATGGAAGGAGAGAAAGGTAAAGAGGCAAGGAAGAAAGTGGAGGAGATTGGAGAAGCGGCCATTAATGCAGTCAAAGAAGGTGGATCATCATGGAAAATGTTAAATGAGCTTATTCATGAATTAGCTGCAACAAGACAGGTTTGA